The proteins below come from a single Pedobacter aquae genomic window:
- a CDS encoding SusC/RagA family TonB-linked outer membrane protein produces MDFGFFNNRISGSVQWYEARTSDILLSRTLPLSTGMIDVTQNIASTKNNGIELEITSRNIQTKNFTWSSTLTYNRKREKITELIDGRDIFPSSGFERSSLLLGRPITSFYTFDKQGIWQLDEAAEAALYKVGNHTFQPGDIKVRDINGDFLINASDLTYVGSTVPNWIAGLQNNFTYKNFDLGVFLIARYGQTIDAEFLGRFNPGGTGNGPEILDYWTPENPTNDFPRPRRGTTLSSYPGYTGYQALNFVDGSFFKLKNLTLGYTLPKIKSGASFYNRVRVYATANNLLTVARSPLIRNYDPERGGAENSPLSRTFVFGLNVGF; encoded by the coding sequence TTGGATTTCGGCTTCTTTAATAACCGTATCAGTGGTTCCGTTCAATGGTATGAGGCTCGTACATCAGACATTTTATTAAGCAGAACTTTGCCACTCTCTACCGGGATGATTGATGTTACCCAAAATATTGCGAGTACTAAAAACAATGGTATTGAGCTAGAAATTACCAGTAGAAATATCCAAACTAAAAATTTCACGTGGTCTTCTACGCTTACTTATAATAGAAAAAGAGAGAAAATTACTGAATTGATTGATGGTAGAGATATTTTCCCTAGCAGTGGTTTTGAAAGAAGCTCTTTACTACTTGGTCGTCCAATCACCTCATTTTATACTTTTGATAAACAAGGTATCTGGCAATTAGATGAAGCAGCAGAAGCAGCTTTATATAAAGTTGGTAACCATACCTTCCAGCCGGGAGATATAAAAGTTAGAGATATTAACGGTGATTTTTTAATTAATGCTTCTGATTTAACTTATGTAGGGTCTACAGTACCAAATTGGATAGCAGGTTTACAAAATAATTTCACCTACAAAAACTTTGATTTAGGAGTTTTCTTAATTGCCCGTTATGGTCAAACTATAGATGCTGAGTTTTTAGGCAGGTTTAACCCAGGTGGGACAGGAAACGGACCAGAAATATTAGACTATTGGACACCAGAAAACCCTACTAATGATTTTCCTAGGCCAAGAAGAGGGACCACGCTAAGCTCATATCCGGGCTATACCGGCTACCAAGCTTTAAATTTTGTTGATGGCTCTTTTTTCAAGCTTAAAAATTTAACGTTAGGCTATACTTTACCTAAAATAAAATCTGGAGCATCTTTTTACAACCGTGTTAGGGTTTATGCTACCGCAAACAACTTGCTTACTGTAGCTCGAAGTCCGCTGATAAGAAATTATGATCCAGAGCGTGGCGGTGCAGAAAACAGCCCACTAAGCAGAACTTTTGTATTTGGTTTAAATGTTGGTTTTTAA
- a CDS encoding SusC/RagA family TonB-linked outer membrane protein has product MKQVLQNQALVFDLIDDMIVIKPASIAAVDYVVNGTIVDAQGLPLPGASVTIKGTTNGTLTNIDGKFSINIQGQQATTLVVTYLGFKQQEITVNSGQTTVNIVLAADASELDEVVVIGYGTVRKRDLTGSVSSVKAEDIVRTPTHNAIEALQGRVAGADIVRNTGAAGGNSNIVIRGNRSITSNRDDISNRNGPLIIVDGFQGNSIDAINPNDIESIEVLKDASSTAIYGAQGANGVIIVTTKKGTAGKVKVNYDAYYGINTYDFPASRTGESYVKLRREAARTIGMTDDQLIFDGPGELDAVQAGEFVDWMDLVIRDGSQQSHNVSITGGSEKTSVFGSAGYFKEDGMLRGNDFNRYNMRLNLDQTVNNWMKVGFNTQIVYSATNNRQNPLGQATQISPLGTPFNEDGTIRLFPLPDGTTISPLADERSEFIARNNNLRNNIVANAYVSVSPLKGLNFRSNIGTNFNNSRQGIFNDRTSLAQNGPRISVASQNTAFNRYINWDNILTYTKNINDHNLVLTGITSYQQSDVDRLSASGQGQILASQLFYDLNSSSTSITRSIGSAYEGWSNMAYAARINYSYKGKYLFTASGRYDGASRLSPGNKWDFFPSAAIGWNIFEESFMKNIRQVNNLKLRASYGVSGNYNIGVYSTQNTLNSASNMSFGDVPVNSFIFRVL; this is encoded by the coding sequence ATGAAACAAGTCTTACAAAACCAAGCCTTGGTTTTTGATTTGATAGACGATATGATTGTGATAAAACCTGCATCTATCGCCGCGGTTGATTATGTGGTTAACGGAACCATCGTGGATGCGCAAGGTTTGCCCTTACCAGGTGCTTCGGTTACCATTAAAGGGACTACCAATGGTACTTTAACTAATATAGATGGTAAATTTAGTATCAATATTCAGGGTCAACAGGCTACAACATTAGTGGTCACTTATTTAGGTTTTAAACAACAAGAAATTACTGTTAACAGTGGACAAACTACGGTAAATATTGTTTTAGCCGCCGATGCTTCTGAACTTGACGAAGTTGTTGTAATTGGTTACGGAACTGTAAGAAAAAGAGATTTAACAGGGTCTGTATCATCTGTAAAAGCAGAAGATATTGTAAGAACACCAACCCATAATGCTATTGAAGCTTTACAAGGTAGAGTGGCTGGGGCCGATATTGTTAGAAATACTGGTGCTGCTGGAGGCAACTCTAACATTGTGATTAGAGGTAACAGATCTATAACCAGTAATAGAGACGATATCAGCAATAGAAATGGTCCTCTTATAATTGTAGACGGTTTTCAAGGAAATAGTATTGATGCTATCAATCCTAATGATATTGAGTCTATAGAAGTGTTAAAAGACGCATCTTCAACTGCTATTTATGGTGCACAAGGTGCAAATGGTGTAATTATCGTGACCACAAAAAAGGGAACGGCCGGAAAAGTTAAAGTTAATTATGATGCCTACTATGGTATCAATACTTACGATTTTCCTGCATCAAGAACTGGCGAAAGTTATGTGAAACTTAGACGCGAAGCCGCAAGAACTATTGGTATGACAGATGATCAGCTTATTTTTGATGGTCCGGGCGAATTAGATGCTGTACAAGCAGGAGAGTTTGTAGACTGGATGGATTTAGTGATTAGAGACGGCTCACAACAAAGTCACAATGTTTCTATCACCGGAGGTTCAGAGAAAACATCTGTATTTGGTTCTGCCGGATATTTTAAAGAAGATGGCATGTTAAGAGGGAATGATTTTAACCGCTACAACATGAGGTTAAATTTAGACCAAACGGTTAATAATTGGATGAAAGTGGGTTTTAATACACAAATTGTTTACTCAGCAACTAATAACCGTCAAAATCCATTAGGGCAAGCCACACAAATTAGCCCTTTAGGTACTCCATTTAATGAGGATGGTACTATAAGGTTATTTCCTTTACCAGATGGAACAACGATAAGTCCGCTTGCTGATGAGCGTAGTGAGTTTATTGCTAGAAACAATAATCTTAGAAATAACATTGTAGCTAATGCATATGTATCAGTTTCTCCTTTAAAGGGATTAAATTTCAGGTCTAATATTGGTACTAATTTTAATAACTCTAGACAAGGTATTTTTAACGATAGAACATCTTTAGCACAAAACGGACCACGCATTTCTGTGGCATCGCAAAACACGGCGTTTAACCGTTACATCAACTGGGATAATATCTTAACCTATACCAAAAATATCAATGACCATAATTTGGTTTTAACGGGTATTACTAGTTATCAGCAAAGTGATGTAGATCGTTTATCTGCTTCTGGACAAGGGCAAATATTAGCCTCACAGCTTTTTTATGATTTAAATTCTTCTAGCACTTCTATCACAAGGTCCATAGGTTCTGCTTACGAAGGTTGGAGCAATATGGCTTATGCTGCTAGGATTAATTATAGTTACAAAGGCAAATATTTATTTACTGCATCAGGCAGGTATGATGGCGCTTCCAGATTATCACCGGGAAATAAATGGGATTTCTTCCCGTCAGCAGCTATAGGATGGAATATTTTTGAGGAATCTTTCATGAAAAACATCCGCCAGGTAAATAATCTTAAACTAAGAGCTAGTTATGGCGTAAGTGGAAATTATAATATTGGAGTTTATAGCACACAAAACACATTAAACTCTGCATCTAATATGAGTTTTGGTGATGTTCCTGTAAATTCATTCATCTTCAGGGTACTGTAG
- a CDS encoding FecR family protein, whose product MENRIKGILIKYIAGNASDEEKHLAKQWIAENEAQEKAFARLYENWHQQLAQQYTIIDTHKAYDRFVEENIPVKTSYTWLKYAASIFLLCAITLSAYIYQQRNIKIAYQELSVPRGKTQKITLPDGTLVILNAGTKLSYNKDFGSTERTVFLDGEAFFDIAKSKTDIPFIIHAAGFTVRDIGTAFNVKAYQEDGIFETAVKEGKISVEGKLNQQDGEEGKVFINANQLLKINLKKQSELHQAKKVHTPLMITDVKPAYLEEYNGWQNNLLMFENNSFQEIINTLERRFNVEIVLEDPELGSYYYTGTFKPSADVFTVLQIIKETTPITYTLQEKRIIVKNTNQLYHQKPKP is encoded by the coding sequence ATGGAAAATCGCATCAAAGGAATATTAATTAAATACATTGCAGGTAATGCTTCTGATGAAGAAAAGCATTTGGCAAAACAATGGATTGCTGAAAACGAGGCTCAAGAAAAAGCTTTTGCAAGGCTTTATGAAAATTGGCACCAACAATTAGCGCAACAGTACACCATAATAGATACCCATAAAGCCTACGATAGGTTTGTAGAAGAAAATATACCAGTAAAAACATCTTATACATGGCTAAAATACGCTGCTAGTATATTTTTGTTATGTGCTATTACGCTGTCTGCTTATATCTATCAGCAAAGAAATATTAAAATAGCTTATCAGGAGCTTAGTGTTCCACGTGGAAAAACACAAAAAATTACGTTGCCTGATGGTACTTTAGTCATCCTAAATGCAGGTACAAAACTCAGCTATAATAAAGATTTTGGCTCAACAGAAAGAACGGTCTTCCTAGATGGGGAGGCTTTTTTTGACATCGCCAAAAGTAAAACAGATATTCCTTTTATCATACATGCGGCAGGTTTTACGGTAAGAGATATTGGGACAGCTTTTAATGTAAAAGCTTATCAGGAAGACGGTATTTTTGAAACCGCAGTTAAAGAAGGTAAGATTTCTGTAGAAGGGAAACTCAATCAACAGGATGGTGAAGAAGGTAAGGTATTCATCAATGCCAACCAACTTTTAAAAATAAATCTTAAGAAGCAAAGTGAGTTACATCAAGCCAAAAAAGTTCATACGCCTTTAATGATTACTGATGTTAAACCTGCTTACCTAGAAGAATACAATGGCTGGCAAAACAACCTTTTGATGTTTGAGAACAACAGTTTTCAAGAAATCATCAACACTTTAGAAAGAAGATTTAATGTGGAAATTGTTTTGGAAGACCCAGAATTAGGGAGCTATTATTACACAGGTACTTTTAAACCTAGTGCCGATGTTTTTACTGTTTTGCAAATCATCAAAGAAACTACCCCTATAACCTATACGCTTCAAGAAAAGCGCATTATTGTGAAAAATACTAACCAATTGTATCATCAAAAACCTAAACCCTGA
- a CDS encoding RNA polymerase sigma-70 factor → MQTANGFEAIFKAYYAKLIFFANRYVNDLHAAEEIVSDAFSFLWERKEQYQFDADFKGYLYKMVQNRAFNYLKHKKIENEYVSYLQKNNLLSETPAFEENPVCYKEFEYYIKEAIENLPQRCKEVFKLSRFEELRNKEIAQQLHISPKTVERQMTIALEKLRFKLQHLLSFIALFFF, encoded by the coding sequence ATGCAAACTGCAAATGGTTTTGAAGCTATTTTTAAAGCTTATTATGCTAAGCTTATCTTTTTTGCCAATAGGTATGTGAACGATTTGCATGCGGCAGAAGAAATAGTTTCTGATGCTTTTAGCTTTTTGTGGGAGCGTAAAGAGCAGTACCAATTTGATGCAGATTTTAAGGGTTATTTGTATAAAATGGTACAAAACAGGGCTTTTAATTACTTGAAACATAAAAAGATAGAAAATGAATATGTAAGCTATCTACAAAAAAATAATTTACTTTCTGAAACACCCGCTTTCGAAGAAAATCCTGTCTGCTATAAAGAATTTGAATATTATATCAAAGAAGCTATAGAAAACCTGCCTCAAAGATGTAAAGAGGTTTTTAAGCTTAGCCGGTTTGAAGAACTCAGGAATAAAGAGATAGCCCAACAACTTCATATTTCTCCTAAAACGGTAGAAAGACAAATGACTATTGCTCTTGAAAAACTTCGTTTTAAGCTACAGCACTTACTTTCTTTCATTGCCTTATTTTTTTTCTAG
- a CDS encoding DUF1003 domain-containing protein, producing MNKKINYRSILETSDGNLTKLHNIVLKALEEEELISEKLKNNQDLSLGEKMADGVASFGGSWRFIILFSVIIFVWIAINTFWFHNRGFDPYPFILLNLMLSCIAALQAPIIMMSQNRKEERDRLRAEQDYMVNLKAEIEIRTLHDKIDLLITEQMKNLFDIQKVQMESMDKLSKTLHEHLKK from the coding sequence ATGAATAAGAAAATTAACTACCGTAGCATCCTCGAAACCAGTGATGGCAATCTTACTAAACTGCATAATATTGTTTTAAAGGCATTAGAGGAAGAAGAATTGATATCTGAAAAATTAAAAAACAATCAGGATTTAAGTTTGGGAGAAAAAATGGCCGACGGTGTAGCTTCCTTTGGTGGTAGTTGGCGATTTATCATCCTCTTTAGCGTCATAATATTTGTTTGGATTGCTATAAATACCTTCTGGTTTCATAACCGAGGTTTTGACCCTTATCCCTTTATTTTATTAAACTTGATGCTTTCTTGTATTGCGGCCTTACAAGCGCCTATCATCATGATGAGCCAAAACAGAAAAGAAGAACGAGACAGACTAAGAGCCGAACAAGATTATATGGTGAATCTTAAAGCAGAAATTGAAATCAGAACGCTACATGATAAAATAGATTTATTGATTACCGAGCAAATGAAAAACCTATTCGACATCCAAAAGGTACAAATGGAAAGTATGGATAAACTGAGCAAAACGCTACATGAGCATCTTAAAAAATAA
- a CDS encoding zinc metallopeptidase, whose amino-acid sequence MGLILFIGIAIISFIVQWRFKSKFKQYSEIALSSALSGAEIARKMLADHGINDVEIISVDGQLTDHYNPADRTVNLSPDVYHGRSIAAAAVAAHECGHAVQHARAYSWLQFRSAMVPVVSVASNLVQWVLLIGVMLMAFGNNPIVLAVGVGALAILTVFSFVTLPVEFDASKRALVWLQTNKGIMQTSVEHDQAKNALWWAAMTYVVAALSSLATLMYYAMMLFGRRD is encoded by the coding sequence ATGGGATTAATACTTTTTATAGGCATTGCTATTATAAGTTTTATAGTACAATGGAGATTTAAAAGCAAGTTTAAACAATACTCAGAAATTGCTTTGAGTTCTGCCTTAAGCGGAGCCGAGATAGCTAGGAAAATGCTTGCAGACCACGGTATAAACGATGTAGAAATTATATCTGTTGACGGCCAGTTAACAGACCATTATAACCCGGCAGATAGAACTGTAAACCTTTCTCCGGATGTTTACCACGGTAGAAGCATTGCAGCAGCAGCAGTAGCAGCACACGAGTGTGGCCACGCTGTGCAACATGCCCGAGCTTATAGCTGGCTGCAATTTAGGTCTGCTATGGTGCCCGTGGTAAGTGTAGCTTCTAATCTGGTACAATGGGTATTATTAATTGGTGTTATGCTGATGGCTTTTGGTAACAACCCAATTGTTTTAGCTGTTGGCGTAGGTGCTTTAGCCATTTTAACGGTATTTAGTTTTGTTACTTTACCTGTAGAGTTTGATGCTAGTAAAAGAGCATTAGTTTGGTTACAAACTAATAAAGGCATTATGCAAACTAGCGTAGAGCATGACCAAGCTAAAAACGCTTTATGGTGGGCAGCCATGACTTATGTTGTTGCGGCATTATCATCATTAGCTACTTTAATGTATTATGCAATGATGCTATTCGGCAGAAGAGACTAA
- a CDS encoding GNAT family N-acetyltransferase — MEIRKAALQDLPLIQQLAQDIWWPTYKAYISEAQISFMLTQIYQLDALKAQMAEGHSFILLYQDEKAVGFSSYSFSQTVCKIHKLYILPALQGMGAGKQIMNYIGAEAFVHGATLLRLNVNRNNPALHFYQRLGFQIAEEVDIPYYDFILNDYIMERHIEDADC; from the coding sequence ATGGAAATTAGAAAAGCAGCTTTACAAGATTTACCTCTTATACAACAGCTGGCTCAAGACATTTGGTGGCCAACTTATAAGGCTTATATCAGTGAGGCGCAAATTAGCTTTATGCTTACGCAGATTTACCAATTAGACGCTTTAAAAGCTCAAATGGCCGAAGGGCATTCTTTTATTCTCCTTTATCAGGATGAAAAAGCAGTAGGATTTAGCAGTTATTCTTTTTCGCAGACGGTTTGTAAAATCCATAAATTGTATATTTTACCAGCTTTACAGGGGATGGGCGCCGGCAAACAAATCATGAATTATATTGGCGCAGAGGCTTTTGTGCATGGGGCTACTTTATTACGTTTAAACGTAAATAGAAATAATCCTGCTTTACATTTTTACCAAAGGCTAGGCTTTCAAATTGCCGAAGAAGTAGATATTCCATATTATGATTTTATACTGAATGATTATATCATGGAAAGGCATATAGAAGACGCCGACTGTTAA
- a CDS encoding thiamine pyrophosphokinase: MSSHHIIREKQEPALFILNMSGFDEEYLGQLLEWSPTVIVHAPIYDHVVSLGIKIDVVVSKEDVSFALQEHIKIIPCGDDDVTTAVLKYLVAHEYPSVNIITDTFLAKDYLFFVDYLDLVVFADGKKIFPVKPEFSKWKPAQENIYILQEAVQLSTKGLNLIANNHYQTEKDGFYSLSFQQPFIFIAEDL; this comes from the coding sequence ATGTCTTCTCATCATATCATCCGCGAAAAGCAAGAACCAGCCTTGTTTATTTTAAACATGAGTGGCTTTGATGAGGAATATTTGGGGCAGTTGTTAGAATGGTCTCCAACCGTTATTGTACATGCCCCCATTTATGACCATGTGGTTTCTTTAGGAATTAAAATAGATGTTGTGGTAAGCAAAGAAGATGTTTCTTTTGCGCTTCAAGAGCATATAAAAATTATTCCTTGCGGCGATGATGATGTGACTACAGCCGTATTAAAATATCTGGTGGCTCATGAATATCCATCGGTAAATATCATTACCGATACCTTTTTAGCTAAAGATTATTTGTTCTTTGTTGATTATTTAGACTTGGTAGTTTTTGCTGATGGTAAAAAGATTTTCCCCGTGAAACCCGAGTTTAGCAAGTGGAAGCCAGCCCAAGAAAATATTTACATTTTGCAGGAAGCTGTGCAATTAAGCACAAAAGGTTTAAATTTGATAGCAAATAACCATTATCAAACAGAGAAAGATGGCTTTTATAGCTTATCTTTTCAACAACCTTTTATATTTATTGCTGAAGATTTATAA
- a CDS encoding thiamine phosphate synthase: protein MKKFVDTFHYLTQDLPHISHIAQVEIACSQGAKWVQYRCLSKSDEEMLAEIHPIASICDDWGTTLIVTNHIHLVHQADIQGVHIEDMDADISLVRAQIGDDKTLGASANDLATILKHIQNGADYIGCGPFGHTKTKPNNCQHWGIQGYAEAVAALKQAGIDFPLIAAGGVGLNDVADLLKTGIKGVAVSAAVNKAAHQAEAFKQFYNLLH, encoded by the coding sequence ATGAAGAAATTTGTTGATACCTTTCATTATTTAACACAAGATTTACCTCATATCAGCCATATAGCGCAGGTAGAAATAGCCTGTTCGCAAGGTGCAAAATGGGTACAATACCGTTGTTTATCTAAATCTGATGAGGAGATGCTGGCAGAAATCCACCCAATAGCTAGTATTTGTGATGATTGGGGCACAACTTTAATCGTTACCAACCATATTCACTTAGTGCATCAGGCAGATATACAAGGTGTTCATATCGAAGATATGGATGCTGATATTTCTCTGGTAAGAGCACAAATTGGTGATGATAAAACCTTAGGCGCATCTGCCAATGATTTAGCTACCATCCTTAAACATATCCAAAACGGGGCAGATTATATAGGCTGTGGTCCTTTTGGCCATACCAAAACTAAACCCAATAATTGCCAACATTGGGGTATACAAGGTTATGCAGAAGCTGTTGCCGCTTTAAAGCAAGCCGGAATTGATTTTCCTCTGATTGCAGCAGGAGGAGTCGGTTTAAATGATGTAGCAGATTTGCTAAAAACTGGCATTAAAGGTGTTGCGGTATCTGCAGCAGTCAATAAAGCAGCACATCAGGCAGAAGCCTTTAAACAATTTTATAACCTATTACATTAA